The following coding sequences are from one Triticum dicoccoides isolate Atlit2015 ecotype Zavitan chromosome 4A, WEW_v2.0, whole genome shotgun sequence window:
- the LOC119283571 gene encoding uncharacterized protein LOC119283571 has product MREVWNISGEEFYGFMGPDWFLILLDQLGSPALRAHCVFGLVKLISLEHPSCIVRRSVDVPRQTRCFFPDSEPIVRAQQEKVCCTIASNLKKKFIFLAPSPPTFEVSRAFSSDHRPPPDFLPLPPIHTLGYCVDICIYSYLLLHLRDFAPAGPAISIHRLLCSGPVRPATSPPLPPCDASLSLSLSLSLSLSLSLSGSSEGILGVLSGEGGGAPAFDYFGAIWSNHGAALVKPAAFQGPAAAHLDLAAAVIPHAQPVRPRPATQCTPVPPLVSLLPPSFLSLTHPPSFFFRSTPEQPWRRLRETRRLARSRRHSPGFGRHRSPIGRRPLQESRIPARRLVESLRSGSIGRCRWVDPARRLSTFLLLHFRALLPPSCAAQRRLPVMAAPCNKD; this is encoded by the exons ATGAGGGAAGTATGGAATATTTCAGGTGAGGAGTTTTATGGATTTATGGGGCCTGACTGGTTCCTCATTCTGCTGGACCAACTGGGGTCACCG GCTCTGCGTGCACATTGTGTTTTTGGTTTAGTGAAACTTATATCTCTAGAACATCCAAGTTGTATAGTCCG AAGATCGGTCGATGTTCCGAGACAAACACGGTGTTTTTTCCCAGATTCCGAACCGATCGTTCGTGCGCAGCAGGAGAAAGTATGCTGCACTATAGCCTCCAATCTTAAAAAAAAATTCATTTTTCTTGCCCCCAGCCCACCTACTTTTGAAGTCTCTCGAGCCTTCTCATCAGATCACCGCCCACCACCTGATTTTCTCCCCCTTCCTCCGATCCACACGCTGGGGTACTGTGTGGATATCTGTATATACTCCTACTTACTACTCCACCTCCGCGACTTCGCTCCTGCCGGCCCGGCCATCTCCATCCACCGGCTGCTCTGCTCCGGTCCGGTCCGGCCGGCCACCTCGCCACCACTGCCGCCTTGtgatgcttctctctctctctctctctctctctctctctctctctctctctctctctccgggaGCTCGGAGGGGATCCTTGGTGTTCTTAGCGGGGAAGGAGGAGGCGCCCCTGCATTTGACTATTTTG GAGCAATCTGGAGCAACCATGGCGCCGCCTTGGTGAAACCCGCTGCCTTCCAAGGTCCCGCTGCTGCTCACCTGGATCTGGCCGCCGCTGTTATTCCGCACGCCCAGCCCGTCCGCCCCCGCCCAGCAACACAGTGCACTCCTGTGCCTCCCCTCGTTTCTCTCCTTCCTCCTAGTTTTCTTTCTCTCACTCATCCTCCCTCGTTTTTTTTCAGGAGCACGCCGGAGCAGCCATGGCGCCGCCTCAGAGAAACCCGGCGCCTTGCAAGGTCCCGCCGCCACTCACCTGGATTCGGCCGCCATCGCTCGCCCATCGGTCGCCGCCCTCTGCAGGAGAGCCGCATACCGGCCCGCAGGCTCGTTGAGTCGCTCCGATCCGGATCGATTGGGAGATGCCGATGGGTTGACCCAGCCCGCCGACTCTCCACTTTTCTCCTCCTTCATTTCAGAGCGCTCCTCCCGCCTAGCTGCGCCGCCCAGCGCCGCCTCCCCGTCATGGCTGCCCCCTGCAATAAGGATTGA